One genomic region from Rattus norvegicus strain BN/NHsdMcwi chromosome 10, GRCr8, whole genome shotgun sequence encodes:
- the Or1f31 gene encoding olfactory receptor Olr1380, whose protein sequence is MSSTNQSSVTEFLLLGLSSQPQQQQLLFLLFLIMYLATVLGNLLIILAISTDSRLHTPMYFFLSNLSFVDLCFSSTTVPKVLANHILGSQIISFSGCLTQMYFLFMFVDMENFLLAVMAYDRFVAICHPLHYTTKMTYKVCVMMVAGSWVTANLNVLLHTLLIAQLSFCGDNIIPHFFCDVTPLLKLSCSDTHINELLILTEGAVIMVTPFVCILTSYIHITSAVLRVSSPRGGWKAFSTCGSHLAVVCLFYGTIIAMYFNPSSSHSPEKDRAATVLYTVVTPMLNAFIYSLRNRDLKGALQKLVHRSTFSVQ, encoded by the coding sequence ATGAGCAGCACCAACCAGTCGAGTGTCACTGAATTCCTCCTCCTGGGACTCTCCAGtcagccccagcagcagcagctcctcttcctgctcttcctcatCATGTACCTGGCCACTGTCCTGGGAAACCTGCTCATCATCCTGGCCATCAGCACAGACTCCCgcctacacacccccatgtacttcttcctcagcaaCCTGTCCTTTGTGGATCTCTGCTTCTCCTCCACCACTGTCCCCAAGGTACTGGCCAACCATATACTTGGTAGTCAGATCATTTCCTTCTCTGGGTGTCTCACGCAGATGTATTTCCTTTTCATGTTTGTAGACATGGAAAACTTCCTGCTTGCTGTGATGGCTTATGACAGATTTGTGGCCATATGCCACCCATTACACTATACAACAAAGATGACTTATAAAGTTTGTGTCATGATGGTGGCTGGATCATGGGTCACTGCCAATCTGAATGTCCTATTGCACACTCTGCTCATAGCTCAACTCTCTTTCTGTGGGGACAACATCATCccccacttcttctgtgatgtgacTCCTCTCCTGAAACTCTCATGCTCAGACACACATATCAATGAGCTGTTGATTCTTACAGAGGGAGCTGTGATCATGGTCACCCCATTTGTCTGCATCCTGACCTCCTACATCCATATTACTTCTGCAGTACTGAGAGTTTCATCCCCTAGGGGAGGATGGAAAGCCTTCTCCACCTGTGGCTCCCACCTGGCTGTGGTCTGCCTCTTCTATGGCACCATCATTGCTATGTATTTCAACCCCTCATCTTCCCATTCACCTGAGAAAGACAGGGCAGCCACTGTGTTGTACACAGTGGTGACTCCCATGCTGAATGCTTTTATCTATAGCCTGAGGAACAGGGACTTGAAAGGGGCTCTACAGAAACTGGTCCACAGAAGTACCTTTTCTGTTCAGTGA